A single genomic interval of Ruminococcus sp. NK3A76 harbors:
- a CDS encoding polysaccharide deacetylase family protein, whose protein sequence is MTEMFMSIRIKRLPAVLALVAVLTAAAMILRPSARASGDKEQGLDVPIIMYHSISRDEGRLGEYVVSPQVFEEDIMWLSQHGYTAIFVNDLVMHLRYNTPLPEKPVIITLDDGHLNALTRALPIIKKHGYKMTVSCVGKWSMAAGEEASPDENYSYLDADGIKALRDSGCAEIACHSFDMHSLDSRRGALIADGESEYEYRSHLLGDIYKAQSFFKDSCGFEPNVFTYPFGLCSGGAEDIVKSAGFDATLGCEEGINVITGESSLYGLKRFNRPYGETSEEFFTARGIA, encoded by the coding sequence ATGACAGAGATGTTTATGAGCATCAGGATAAAGCGCCTGCCGGCTGTTTTGGCACTTGTGGCTGTGTTGACAGCGGCGGCGATGATACTTCGCCCGTCTGCCAGAGCAAGCGGGGACAAAGAGCAGGGGCTTGATGTACCTATTATAATGTATCACAGCATATCCCGTGACGAAGGGCGGCTCGGTGAATACGTCGTGTCGCCGCAGGTGTTTGAGGAGGATATCATGTGGCTTTCACAGCACGGCTACACGGCAATATTTGTCAACGACCTTGTCATGCACCTGCGATACAATACACCTTTGCCGGAAAAGCCTGTCATAATAACCCTTGACGACGGACATCTTAACGCCCTGACCCGTGCTCTGCCTATCATCAAAAAGCACGGCTATAAAATGACCGTATCCTGCGTCGGCAAATGGAGCATGGCGGCAGGCGAGGAGGCAAGCCCTGATGAGAACTACTCCTACCTCGATGCTGACGGCATAAAAGCCCTGAGAGACTCAGGCTGCGCCGAGATAGCCTGCCACAGCTTTGATATGCATTCACTTGACAGCAGGCGAGGGGCGCTGATAGCAGACGGCGAGAGCGAATACGAATACCGCTCGCACCTTTTGGGCGACATATACAAGGCGCAGAGCTTTTTCAAAGACAGCTGCGGCTTCGAGCCGAATGTCTTCACCTATCCCTTCGGGCTTTGCAGCGGCGGTGCGGAGGATATTGTCAAGAGTGCAGGCTTTGATGCGACCCTTGGCTGCGAGGAGGGGATAAACGTCATCACAGGTGAGTCTTCGTTATACGGGCTTAAGCGCTTCAACCGCCCCTACGGCGAGACAAGCGAGGAATTCTTCACCGCCCGTGGCATAGCTTGA
- a CDS encoding NUDIX hydrolase, protein MSEENTNWGQSVAGVVIKDGKVLLARHTYGNGKGMLIIPGGYVQYGESPQDALRREYMEETGIRVEPVSLIGVRFNAKDWYMVFLAEYVSGEAVSDGDENSEVLWLSPSDAISREDVPDLTKKMIESATANSKGLMPTQFVSRSSTPSTLYSVR, encoded by the coding sequence ATGAGCGAGGAAAATACAAACTGGGGGCAGAGCGTGGCAGGTGTCGTCATAAAGGACGGCAAGGTGCTGCTCGCAAGGCATACCTACGGCAACGGCAAGGGTATGCTCATTATCCCGGGGGGATATGTTCAGTACGGCGAGAGCCCTCAGGATGCGCTCAGGCGTGAATATATGGAAGAAACAGGCATCAGGGTAGAGCCTGTGAGCCTGATAGGTGTAAGGTTCAATGCCAAGGACTGGTATATGGTGTTCCTCGCTGAGTATGTCTCAGGAGAGGCCGTGTCAGACGGTGATGAGAACAGCGAGGTGCTGTGGCTCTCTCCCTCTGATGCCATTTCAAGAGAGGACGTGCCTGACCTTACCAAGAAGATGATAGAAAGTGCGACCGCAAACAGCAAAGGGCTAATGCCGACACAGTTTGTCAGCCGCAGCAGCACACCGAGCACGCTTTACAGCGTGAGATGA
- a CDS encoding GNAT family N-acetyltransferase: protein MDIRFRKAELNDAQLLIDIYDAAFYSDYVKYGECPAFGKTLEMMQRSIAEYPKFLILCGQTPVGCVSCKQLRQGEYEVGCLCVIPEFQGKGIGTAAFSFVKSYYTDWCSFTLVTPADKSENVSFYTKKCGFDIQSYEMDGNVKVARFVLER, encoded by the coding sequence ATGGATATCCGTTTCAGAAAAGCAGAGCTTAACGATGCGCAGCTGCTTATTGATATTTATGATGCAGCCTTTTACAGCGACTATGTAAAATACGGCGAGTGCCCGGCTTTTGGCAAGACTTTGGAAATGATGCAGCGCTCTATTGCCGAATACCCGAAATTCCTGATACTGTGCGGCCAAACGCCTGTCGGGTGTGTTTCATGTAAACAGCTGCGGCAGGGTGAGTATGAGGTCGGGTGCCTGTGCGTGATACCTGAGTTTCAGGGCAAAGGCATCGGAACGGCGGCGTTTTCCTTTGTTAAGTCGTATTACACTGACTGGTGCAGCTTTACGCTGGTAACGCCGGCGGATAAAAGCGAGAATGTCTCATTCTACACGAAAAAATGCGGATTTGATATACAGTCATACGAAATGGACGGAAATGTCAAAGTCGCCAGATTTGTTCTGGAAAGATAA
- a CDS encoding homocysteine S-methyltransferase family protein has protein sequence MTREQFRALCAERFVILDGATGTNLQNAGMPVGVCPEQWVLEHPEALIDIQRAFIDAGADIVYAPTFTANRIKLEEYGLADKLCEMNTELVRLSKKAADGKAFVAGDLTMTGRQLYPIGDMQFEELFEVYKQQAKAIADAGADLFVIETMMSLQETRAAVLAVREVSDLPIMATLTFEPDGRTLFGTPPECVPTVLQGLGADAVGVNCGAGPDTMQDIVQTLLEYSDIPVIVKANAGLPELENGVTVYKMTPEVFAENSAKLASMGASIIGGCCGTTPEHIRALKAAIDKTERRLVKKAGQRVICSERKAVKIMPGERFLVIGERINPTGKKTLQAELKEGKLDIVRRFAREQQKAGASILDVNCGMGGIDEKQTMINVVNELSQISDLPLCIDSSYPEVIEAALRIYPGRALINSINYEEAKFETMLATAKKYGAMFIFLPIDDVGIPKTIELKHEIVDKAIDRALEVGFKETDIVVDALVGTVGADKASALNCFATFEHCRQRGLATVCGLSNISFGLPERSFVNTAFLAMSIASGLTMAIANPSQDLLMNTAAASDMLLNREGSDIRYIERISYYTEKMANEPTAAPKASSAAPTAPAEPKDEKESDPIFAAVMNGEKDSIVPLTKERVEGGATPSEIINDLLIPAINKVGKLFEQKRYFLPQLIASAGAMEQSIAYLEPMLVSDGQDDDAPVVVIATVEGDVHDIGKNLVALMLKNYGYRVIDLGKNVESELIVDTAIKENAAVIALSALMTTTMMNMKTVIGIAHEKGCKAKVIVGGAAVTESFAEEIGADGYSGDAADCVRLVERLVKTG, from the coding sequence ATGACAAGAGAACAGTTCAGAGCCCTGTGCGCAGAGCGATTTGTGATACTTGACGGTGCGACAGGCACCAATCTGCAAAATGCCGGTATGCCGGTGGGCGTATGCCCTGAGCAGTGGGTGCTCGAACACCCCGAGGCGCTTATCGACATACAGCGAGCTTTCATAGATGCAGGTGCTGACATAGTCTATGCCCCGACATTCACCGCCAACCGCATAAAGCTCGAAGAATACGGCCTTGCTGACAAGCTGTGTGAAATGAACACCGAGCTTGTCAGGCTCTCAAAGAAGGCGGCCGACGGCAAAGCATTCGTTGCAGGCGACCTTACTATGACCGGCAGGCAGCTTTACCCGATAGGGGATATGCAGTTTGAGGAGCTTTTTGAGGTCTACAAGCAGCAGGCAAAGGCCATAGCCGATGCAGGCGCAGACCTTTTCGTAATAGAAACTATGATGAGCTTACAGGAGACAAGAGCAGCAGTTCTCGCAGTCCGTGAGGTGTCTGACCTGCCGATAATGGCGACACTTACCTTCGAGCCGGACGGCAGGACGCTTTTCGGCACGCCGCCTGAGTGCGTTCCTACTGTGCTTCAGGGGCTTGGTGCTGATGCTGTGGGTGTCAACTGCGGCGCAGGACCTGACACAATGCAGGATATTGTTCAGACGCTGCTTGAATACTCGGATATCCCGGTGATAGTCAAGGCAAACGCCGGCCTGCCCGAGCTTGAAAACGGCGTGACGGTATACAAGATGACGCCCGAGGTGTTTGCAGAGAATTCAGCAAAGCTCGCATCAATGGGCGCAAGCATTATAGGCGGCTGCTGCGGAACTACTCCGGAGCACATCAGAGCTTTAAAAGCCGCCATCGACAAGACAGAGCGCAGGCTTGTTAAAAAGGCAGGGCAGCGTGTTATCTGCTCTGAGCGCAAGGCTGTAAAGATAATGCCAGGCGAGCGTTTCTTAGTCATAGGCGAAAGGATAAACCCCACCGGCAAGAAAACGCTCCAGGCAGAGCTTAAAGAGGGCAAGCTCGATATCGTTCGCAGGTTTGCCCGTGAGCAGCAGAAGGCAGGCGCATCAATACTCGATGTAAACTGCGGCATGGGCGGCATTGATGAAAAGCAGACGATGATAAACGTCGTAAACGAGCTGTCGCAGATAAGCGACCTGCCGCTGTGCATAGATTCAAGCTACCCTGAGGTGATCGAGGCAGCACTTCGCATCTACCCCGGCAGAGCGCTCATAAATTCTATTAACTACGAGGAAGCAAAGTTTGAGACTATGCTTGCCACAGCAAAGAAATACGGTGCTATGTTTATCTTCCTGCCGATAGACGATGTGGGCATACCGAAGACTATAGAGCTTAAGCACGAGATAGTTGACAAGGCGATAGACCGTGCGCTCGAGGTGGGCTTTAAGGAGACTGACATCGTGGTGGACGCTCTGGTAGGCACTGTCGGTGCTGACAAGGCATCGGCGCTTAACTGCTTTGCGACCTTTGAGCATTGCAGGCAGAGGGGATTGGCTACCGTATGCGGCCTTTCTAACATATCATTCGGCCTGCCTGAGAGGAGCTTTGTGAACACGGCTTTCCTTGCTATGAGCATAGCATCAGGCCTTACAATGGCTATAGCCAATCCCTCGCAGGATCTTCTGATGAACACTGCGGCGGCTTCGGATATGCTTCTGAACCGTGAGGGCAGCGACATTCGTTACATAGAGCGCATAAGCTACTACACCGAGAAAATGGCTAACGAACCCACAGCCGCTCCAAAGGCTTCATCAGCCGCCCCCACAGCTCCGGCAGAGCCAAAGGACGAGAAGGAGAGCGATCCGATATTCGCAGCTGTCATGAACGGCGAGAAGGACAGCATAGTGCCTCTTACAAAAGAGCGTGTAGAGGGCGGAGCAACTCCTTCCGAGATAATAAACGACCTGCTTATCCCGGCGATAAACAAGGTCGGCAAGCTGTTTGAGCAAAAGCGCTACTTCCTGCCGCAGCTGATAGCATCAGCAGGCGCTATGGAGCAGTCGATAGCATATCTTGAACCGATGCTCGTTTCCGACGGTCAGGACGATGATGCGCCGGTAGTCGTGATAGCCACCGTTGAGGGCGACGTTCACGACATCGGCAAGAACCTCGTCGCTCTGATGCTCAAAAACTATGGCTACAGGGTTATCGACCTTGGCAAGAACGTCGAGAGCGAGCTGATAGTTGACACAGCGATAAAAGAAAACGCCGCTGTCATAGCACTTTCGGCGCTGATGACAACGACCATGATGAACATGAAGACTGTTATAGGCATAGCCCATGAAAAGGGCTGCAAGGCAAAGGTGATAGTCGGCGGTGCGGCCGTGACCGAGAGCTTTGCCGAGGAGATAGGTGCCGACGGCTACTCCGGCGATGCAGCCGACTGCGTAAGGCTGGTGGAGAGGCTGGTCAAAACCGGTTAA
- a CDS encoding methyl-accepting chemotaxis protein translates to MKSIRSKILVTMLGVTVITSFIIILIFMMYVQASGKSAVESFVPAVSFDVSRSVDKSIDSYGLAVSKVAAKITSNTSPAEIKPMFDKDLFVGVGVYSAAGTLDSNSEEIVSKIIDEPTLRKALSVSSYCCNTGLKEFDGKYYIGYVCGVGKADSYSNDRIAVIATLDGILTDINDVSDKSKTNILVVDSEDKVMLASDDAVVAPGTDIASDDSLGKFKDAYTAALESEGAESCKLDGKQRIAAAYKLKNVDANVICYTTTDVFMGIETSTYIIIVVVAVVLIAATLVTALLFSRSISKPIVTTTDRIRKLAQGNLAEPVDVWDSKDELGILTNSLEETILSLRQYISLITAGLTQISEGNLCHRMEGNFKGDFVKIKNTFNYILEALSETFVSINTAAEQVNTGASSVSDSAQVLSQGSTRQASSVEELSATLNGVSKQIRQNSDDAKNAYNIVSDNTAAINNCNDDMTNMLSAMEQITEATEEISKIIKVIDEISFQTNILALNAAVEAAREGSKGFGVVADEVRRLASRSAEAAKQTSQLIENSANAVDRGSEIAKETAKSLEEIVEGSDNIKGLVKNITDASEAQAEAIVQINTGVDQISAVVANNTAAAVGIASASEELSGQSLVLKNMIARFKLSEGAGEGVSDHAAPSRSKFDYDDDDMEAPVHASTISKFSYPDDDDDEPTASPVSKFDYPDDDDDEPAPRPVSKFDYPDDDDDEPAPKPVSKFDYPDDDDEPATSPGTSFVYPDDEDFGSDDEEDIRIDLDDEDDKY, encoded by the coding sequence GTGAAATCAATTCGTTCCAAAATACTTGTTACTATGCTGGGTGTTACAGTGATCACCAGCTTCATTATAATACTGATATTTATGATGTACGTTCAGGCATCAGGCAAGAGCGCCGTTGAGAGCTTTGTGCCGGCGGTGTCGTTCGACGTTTCAAGAAGCGTTGACAAATCTATCGACAGCTACGGGCTTGCCGTGTCTAAGGTTGCTGCGAAGATAACCTCGAACACCTCTCCTGCGGAGATAAAGCCTATGTTTGACAAGGATCTGTTTGTCGGCGTGGGCGTTTACAGCGCAGCGGGAACTCTTGATAGCAACTCGGAAGAGATAGTCAGCAAGATAATCGACGAGCCCACCTTAAGAAAGGCGCTGAGCGTTTCGAGCTACTGCTGCAACACAGGCCTTAAGGAATTTGATGGCAAGTATTATATAGGCTACGTCTGCGGCGTAGGTAAAGCCGACAGCTACAGTAACGACAGGATAGCGGTAATTGCCACTCTTGACGGTATACTCACAGACATAAACGATGTTTCCGACAAGTCAAAGACCAATATCCTGGTAGTTGATAGTGAGGACAAGGTAATGCTCGCATCAGATGATGCTGTTGTCGCACCCGGTACTGACATAGCCTCTGATGACAGCCTTGGCAAATTTAAGGATGCATACACAGCTGCCCTTGAATCCGAAGGCGCTGAGAGCTGCAAGTTAGACGGCAAGCAGAGGATAGCCGCAGCATACAAGCTCAAAAACGTTGACGCAAATGTGATATGCTACACCACGACAGACGTTTTCATGGGCATTGAAACATCGACATACATTATTATAGTAGTGGTAGCAGTGGTTCTTATTGCAGCCACACTTGTAACGGCACTTCTTTTCTCACGCAGCATATCAAAGCCTATCGTTACGACTACCGACCGTATCAGAAAGCTCGCACAGGGCAACCTTGCCGAGCCTGTTGATGTTTGGGATTCAAAGGACGAGCTGGGTATCCTTACCAACTCACTTGAAGAAACTATCCTCTCGCTGAGACAGTACATCAGCCTTATCACGGCAGGCCTTACACAGATCTCCGAGGGCAACCTCTGTCACCGCATGGAGGGCAACTTCAAGGGCGACTTCGTGAAGATAAAGAACACCTTCAACTACATCTTGGAAGCGCTTTCCGAGACATTCGTATCTATCAATACTGCTGCCGAGCAGGTGAACACCGGTGCATCGTCAGTGTCAGATTCGGCACAGGTGCTCTCGCAGGGCTCGACAAGGCAGGCAAGCTCGGTCGAGGAGCTCTCTGCTACACTTAACGGCGTATCCAAGCAGATAAGACAGAACTCCGACGACGCTAAGAACGCATACAACATCGTATCCGACAATACCGCAGCTATCAACAACTGCAACGACGATATGACCAATATGCTCTCGGCTATGGAGCAGATAACAGAAGCTACCGAGGAGATCTCAAAGATCATCAAGGTAATTGACGAGATCTCGTTCCAGACGAATATCCTCGCTCTCAACGCAGCAGTTGAGGCGGCAAGAGAAGGCTCCAAGGGCTTCGGCGTCGTAGCGGACGAAGTAAGACGACTTGCTTCACGCTCGGCAGAGGCCGCAAAGCAGACCTCACAGCTTATCGAAAACTCAGCCAATGCCGTTGACCGTGGCTCTGAGATAGCCAAGGAAACAGCTAAGTCGCTCGAGGAGATAGTTGAAGGCTCTGACAACATCAAGGGTCTTGTCAAGAACATCACAGACGCATCTGAAGCACAGGCCGAGGCTATCGTTCAGATAAACACAGGCGTTGACCAGATAAGCGCAGTCGTTGCAAACAACACGGCAGCGGCAGTTGGCATAGCTTCTGCTTCCGAGGAGCTCTCGGGCCAGTCGCTCGTGCTCAAGAACATGATAGCACGCTTCAAACTCTCAGAGGGCGCAGGCGAAGGCGTTTCGGACCACGCAGCACCTTCAAGGAGCAAGTTCGATTACGATGACGACGACATGGAAGCCCCTGTACACGCATCTACGATATCCAAGTTCAGCTACCCTGACGATGATGACGACGAGCCGACTGCAAGCCCTGTATCCAAGTTTGATTATCCGGACGATGATGACGACGAGCCTGCTCCAAGGCCGGTATCCAAGTTCGATTATCCGGACGATGACGACGACGAGCCTGCTCCGAAGCCGGTATCCAAGTTTGACTATCCGGACGATGATGACGAGCCTGCAACCTCCCCCGGCACGAGCTTTGTATACCCCGACGATGAGGACTTCGGCTCTGATGATGAAGAAGACATCAGGATAGACCTTGATGACGAGGACGATAAATATTGA